Proteins co-encoded in one Verrucomicrobiia bacterium genomic window:
- a CDS encoding protein-disulfide reductase DsbD domain-containing protein, whose product MATGLLTLSAWAAPKAHTTADLVLPVEVARPGDTVWVGVRLRMEPHWHTYWQNSGDSGGPTEIAWSLPSGISAGDIHWPAPERLDVAGLTTFILQDEATLLVPLTLAKDLKPGPVTLSAQVSWLECSDICMPGEATVTNTLTIGDRTKPSANAAVLEAATAQLPQDGTSLQLATRWEAPATNHTRGIVFTWPASAGVSHPDFFPYPTEVGEVQLTPEILPAADGRLGMRVAVKASNSGQWPDAVRGVLVQTVDGRRQAYDVTLKPTDGTTASTSVASPGADSPAGSGGILKFLALAFLGGLVLNLMPCVLPILSLKILHIVQQRGAGESHAKKHSLFYLLGVVISFWMLAGLVLAGQLASWGAQFQDPRFVILMAALMTLVGLNLFGVFEIVLPGQTINKASELSTREGSTGAFFTGALSVVLGSSCAAPFLTVAIGWAFFQPPAVVLATFTAIGIGLAFPFVALSFLPALQKFLPRPGAWMERFKQAMGFPMLATAVWLLSQTADHYGDSGPLWVGFFLLVLALAAWIFGTFVQRGRKRRVLAAIVLVVIMVLGVDGTLERGLDWRHPPAVIPGNSSSPAVNGKSGINWQPWSHEAVARARAAGHPVLVDFTANWCPNCLVNKKTSLEIDSVREKIKTTGTVALIADYTRKNPDITAELRRFERSAVPLVLVYPKDADKPPQVLPALLTPGIVLDALTSAAQ is encoded by the coding sequence ATGGCTACCGGACTGCTGACGCTGTCCGCGTGGGCGGCACCCAAGGCCCACACGACCGCGGATTTGGTGCTGCCGGTGGAGGTGGCCCGGCCCGGCGATACGGTCTGGGTCGGCGTCCGCCTGCGTATGGAGCCGCACTGGCACACCTACTGGCAAAACTCAGGAGATTCGGGCGGCCCCACGGAAATCGCCTGGTCCCTGCCCTCCGGCATCAGCGCGGGCGACATTCATTGGCCGGCGCCAGAACGACTGGATGTGGCCGGACTGACCACCTTTATATTGCAGGACGAAGCGACACTGCTGGTCCCGTTGACCCTGGCCAAGGATCTCAAGCCCGGCCCAGTAACGCTTTCCGCCCAGGTATCGTGGCTGGAGTGCAGCGACATTTGCATGCCCGGGGAAGCAACCGTCACAAACACCCTGACCATCGGTGACCGCACGAAACCATCCGCGAACGCAGCCGTCCTTGAAGCGGCGACGGCGCAGTTGCCGCAGGATGGCACTTCGCTCCAGCTCGCCACCCGGTGGGAAGCGCCGGCCACGAACCACACCCGCGGGATCGTCTTCACCTGGCCGGCGAGCGCCGGGGTAAGTCACCCGGACTTCTTTCCTTACCCCACCGAAGTTGGCGAAGTGCAGCTCACCCCCGAAATCCTGCCCGCGGCGGACGGACGTCTGGGCATGCGCGTGGCTGTCAAGGCCAGCAACTCCGGCCAATGGCCCGATGCCGTTCGTGGAGTCCTCGTGCAGACCGTCGATGGCCGCCGTCAGGCTTACGACGTGACCCTCAAACCTACGGATGGCACAACGGCATCGACCAGCGTCGCCTCCCCCGGCGCGGACAGTCCCGCTGGAAGCGGTGGAATCCTGAAATTTCTGGCGCTCGCCTTTCTTGGTGGGCTGGTCCTGAACCTGATGCCGTGCGTGCTGCCCATTCTGTCGCTGAAAATCCTCCACATCGTTCAACAACGCGGCGCGGGCGAATCGCACGCCAAAAAGCATTCGCTGTTTTATCTCCTCGGCGTGGTGATCTCGTTTTGGATGCTGGCCGGTCTGGTGCTGGCCGGGCAACTGGCCAGTTGGGGCGCGCAATTCCAGGACCCGCGCTTCGTCATTCTCATGGCGGCCTTGATGACCCTGGTGGGTTTGAACCTGTTCGGCGTCTTTGAAATCGTCCTGCCCGGGCAGACCATCAACAAGGCGTCGGAACTGAGCACGCGCGAAGGTTCCACCGGCGCCTTTTTTACCGGCGCGCTGTCCGTGGTGTTGGGCTCGTCCTGCGCCGCGCCGTTCCTGACCGTTGCCATCGGCTGGGCATTCTTCCAACCGCCCGCCGTCGTGCTGGCCACGTTCACTGCCATCGGAATCGGCCTCGCATTCCCGTTTGTGGCGCTCAGTTTTCTGCCGGCGTTGCAGAAGTTTCTGCCCAGGCCCGGCGCGTGGATGGAGCGGTTCAAACAGGCCATGGGTTTTCCCATGCTCGCCACCGCCGTTTGGCTGCTTTCACAAACGGCCGATCACTACGGCGACAGCGGACCGCTCTGGGTTGGTTTTTTCCTGTTGGTCCTGGCGCTGGCGGCATGGATCTTTGGCACCTTCGTCCAGCGTGGCCGCAAACGCCGGGTGCTGGCGGCCATCGTTCTGGTCGTCATCATGGTGCTGGGCGTCGATGGCACTTTGGAGCGCGGACTCGACTGGCGTCATCCCCCAGCGGTCATTCCCGGCAATTCCAGCTCCCCGGCCGTGAACGGCAAATCCGGCATCAACTGGCAGCCCTGGAGCCACGAAGCCGTCGCCCGTGCCCGCGCCGCCGGACATCCTGTGCTCGTGGACTTCACGGCGAATTGGTGCCCGAACTGCCTGGTCAACAAAAAGACCAGCCTCGAAATCGATTCGGTCCGCGAGAAAATCAAAACCACCGGAACCGTGGCGTTGATTGCCGATTACACGCGAAAGAATCCCGACATCACGGCCGAGTTGAGACGCTTCGAACGCTCGGCGGTTCCGCTCGTGCTGGTGTATCCCAAGGACGCAGACAAACCGCCGCAAGTTCTCCCGGCGCTGCTCACGCCAGGCATCGTGCTGGATGCGCTGACCTCCGCGGCGCAATAA
- a CDS encoding phosphatidylserine/phosphatidylglycerophosphate/cardiolipin synthase family protein, with amino-acid sequence MDATPSSSSQWFTSGDAVFPAMLAAIDGAVTSVSLETYIFADCQLGERFRAALVAAAQRGVRVRVLVDAFGSLELPDYFWHPLQSAGGEVRLFNPIALGRLGIRDHRKLLACDGRVAFIGGFNVAHEYEGDGVSRGWCDLGVRVTGALAVQLEASFERLFQRADLRHKPFVRLRKTVEKRRLVGGTEELLLSGPGRGASPLLRALRRDLVRTDAVRIVVAYFLPTWRLRRDLQKIARCGGRVQLLLAGKSDVLLSRLAARSLYRKMLRAGVEIYEYEPQVLHAKLFIVGPAVYAGSANLDPRSLHLNYELMVRFESDSVSARAGEIFDTLLARSRRIERETWRKSRTFLARWQERLANFLLARVDPYLSLRQWQSLPD; translated from the coding sequence GTGGATGCCACACCATCCAGTTCGTCGCAGTGGTTTACAAGCGGGGACGCGGTGTTTCCGGCCATGCTGGCGGCCATTGACGGTGCGGTGACCTCTGTCTCCCTGGAGACCTACATCTTCGCCGATTGTCAGTTGGGTGAACGTTTTCGGGCGGCACTGGTGGCCGCGGCGCAGCGAGGCGTGCGGGTGCGGGTGCTGGTGGACGCTTTTGGGTCGCTGGAATTGCCCGATTACTTCTGGCACCCGTTGCAGTCGGCGGGCGGCGAAGTGCGCCTGTTCAATCCCATCGCCCTCGGGCGGCTCGGCATCCGCGATCATCGCAAACTCCTGGCCTGCGACGGGCGGGTGGCCTTCATCGGCGGATTCAACGTTGCCCACGAATACGAGGGCGATGGTGTGAGCCGCGGCTGGTGTGATTTGGGTGTGCGCGTGACCGGTGCGCTGGCGGTGCAGCTCGAAGCCTCGTTCGAGCGCTTGTTTCAGCGGGCTGATTTGCGTCACAAACCGTTCGTTCGTCTGCGCAAGACCGTCGAGAAGCGGCGGCTCGTGGGGGGGACGGAGGAATTGTTGTTGAGCGGACCGGGGCGGGGCGCAAGTCCATTGCTTCGTGCATTGCGGCGGGATCTCGTGCGCACCGATGCCGTCCGGATTGTCGTGGCGTATTTCCTGCCGACGTGGCGGCTGCGGCGGGATTTGCAAAAAATCGCCCGCTGCGGCGGGCGCGTGCAGTTGTTGCTGGCCGGCAAGTCGGACGTGCTGCTGTCACGGCTGGCGGCCCGCAGCCTGTATCGCAAAATGCTCCGGGCCGGCGTCGAGATCTACGAGTATGAACCCCAGGTGTTGCACGCCAAACTGTTCATCGTTGGTCCGGCAGTTTATGCCGGCTCGGCAAATCTCGATCCGCGCAGCCTGCATTTGAACTACGAGCTGATGGTCCGGTTTGAGAGTGACTCCGTGTCCGCACGGGCCGGTGAAATTTTTGACACCTTGCTCGCGCGTTCGCGCCGCATTGAACGCGAGACGTGGAGAAAATCGCGCACCTTTCTTGCCCGCTGGCAGGAACGGCTGGCGAATTTTCTCCTCGCGCGGGTGGATCCTTACCTCTCCCTGCGCCAATGGCAGTCGCTGCCGGACTAA